AGGCCAAGCATGAAGCCGCCGATGACGAGCGAGAAGCCCGGGAGGATAAGGAAGCCCCATATGGAGTATATCGGGTGCCTGACCCTGGAGTAGCAGCCTCCCGTGAGGAGCCGCCCCTCGGAGTAGGCCCTTGAGACCTGGAGGTAGCAGAGGAGCCAGAGGACTATCCCAACGCTCAAAAGGACAACTCCCACACCTGGGAGCTGGAGAAAGGACTGGGGGAGCCTTGAGTCGAGGCAAAAAGCGAAGAGGGCGTAAGGGGCTGTAATTAGGAAGACCCTCGGCTCGATCCCCCAAAAGCGCATTGCTCACTCCTCTATCGGCGGTTTCTCGGCCTTCTTCGCCTGAACCTGCTCCCACAGTTCGTCGAAGTTCTCGATGAGCCTCTGAAGGGCCACCTTTAAATCCCTCGTCCTCGTGAAGAAGGCCACCTTGTTGGTCTTGTCTCTGATGCGCAAGAAGTTCGGGCCCATCCTGAACGCTGCCAGAACGTCAACGTCCAGGAGCTGGCTGACAACTGCCTTGAACTTCCTCGGGTCCCCGTGCCCCTCGTCGTGCTCCTCTTCAAGGTCCTTGGCCCTGTTGCGCCTCTTTTCAAGCAACTTAACACTTCCGTCCTCGCAGACCTCGTAGATCGCGAAGAACTCGGAGTCGCCGTAGTGGGCGTCTATGAGCTTCTCGTCGTTCTCCATTCCAAAGGCAACCTTCAGGCACCTCATGAGCATCACCGTTTTGAGCGTATGCACAAAGCTTAAAAGCTTTTAGGCTGGCCTAATTCTGGAGGTGAGAGCTTGCAGATAGCGGTGAGCGGTGGGAAGGGAGGAACCGGAAAGTCAACGGTCGCGATAAACCTCGCGATAGCACTTGGAGAGCACTACGATCTGGCCCTGGCCGATCTCGACGTTGAGGCCCCCAACGACCACCTTCTCCTGGGCGTGGAGCTGTCCAACGAGGAGCCGGTGGAGCTGTTCATGCCCAGGTTTGACTACTCGAAGTGCACCCGGTGCAGGAAGTGCGCTGAGGTCTGTGAGGAGCACGCGATAATCACCATGCGCGACGGGACACCTTTCCTGATGCCGAACCTCTGCTCCGGCTGCGCTGCCTGTGAGATAGTCTGCCCGGTTCCAGGAGCGATTCTGCCGGGTAAAAAGCTGATGGGGCACACTTACCTTACCGAGACGCCCTACGGCTTTCCGCTCGTCACGGGCAAGCTCCTCGAAGGAGAGGAGAGGGCCATGCCGATAGTTTCGAGGGCGAAGAAGCGCGCCCAGGCCCTCGGGAAGGAGCTTCTCCTAGTGGACACTGCGGCCGGAACGAGCAACACGGTGTCGAAGGCCCTTGAGGACTCGAGACTCATCATAGCCGTCACGGAGCCGACGCCCCTCGGAATCCACGACGGCGAGCTGATACTCAGGCTGGCCAAGCTGATGGACATTCCCGCGATGGTCGTGGTGAACCGCTCCGACCTCGGCGACGTGGGCAGGGTGCGCGAGATAGCGGAGAGGTACGGGGCGGAAGTGATAGCCGAGATCCCCTACAGCGAGAACGTCATAAGGAGCTACGTTGAGGGGAAGCCTATAGTCCTGAGCGACTATCCTGAGGCCGGGATTTTCAGGGAGATCGCTTCCAGGGTCGTCGAGTTCCTCGGAGGTGGTGAGTGATGCAGCTGGTCATAGCGAGCGGCAAGGGTGGCGTTGGAAAGAGCACCGTCACCGCTTCCCTCCTCTACCTGCTGAAGGACGAGTACCGTTTCGTTGCCGTTGATGCCGATGCGGACGCGCCGAACCTTGACCTGCTCCTCGGCGTCGAGCGCTGGGAGGAGGAGAGGGAGCTGATAGGCGCAAAGGTGGCGAGGATAAACACCGAGAGCTGCATAAGGTGCGGCATCTGCCAGGAGCGCTGCCCCTACGACTGCATCAAGGTCATCGACGGCGACTACGTGGTGAGCGAGCTGACCTGCGAGGGCTGCAACGTCTGCGGCCTGGTCTGCCCGGTTCCGGGGACGATAACGCTGGAGGAGGTCCGCTCCGGCGTGGTG
This Thermococcus cleftensis DNA region includes the following protein-coding sequences:
- a CDS encoding methyltransferase family protein; translation: MRFWGIEPRVFLITAPYALFAFCLDSRLPQSFLQLPGVGVVLLSVGIVLWLLCYLQVSRAYSEGRLLTGGCYSRVRHPIYSIWGFLILPGFSLVIGGFMLGLPVLYWLAVVGLIGEEEKVLEERFGDEWRQYAERTPRFIPRL
- a CDS encoding NifB/NifX family molybdenum-iron cluster-binding protein, which encodes MRCLKVAFGMENDEKLIDAHYGDSEFFAIYEVCEDGSVKLLEKRRNRAKDLEEEHDEGHGDPRKFKAVVSQLLDVDVLAAFRMGPNFLRIRDKTNKVAFFTRTRDLKVALQRLIENFDELWEQVQAKKAEKPPIEE
- a CDS encoding nucleotide-binding protein; translated protein: MQIAVSGGKGGTGKSTVAINLAIALGEHYDLALADLDVEAPNDHLLLGVELSNEEPVELFMPRFDYSKCTRCRKCAEVCEEHAIITMRDGTPFLMPNLCSGCAACEIVCPVPGAILPGKKLMGHTYLTETPYGFPLVTGKLLEGEERAMPIVSRAKKRAQALGKELLLVDTAAGTSNTVSKALEDSRLIIAVTEPTPLGIHDGELILRLAKLMDIPAMVVVNRSDLGDVGRVREIAERYGAEVIAEIPYSENVIRSYVEGKPIVLSDYPEAGIFREIASRVVEFLGGGE